From the Acidimicrobiia bacterium genome, the window AAGTATTCTCTGAATCTTTAGTCAAAGGCTTCCCGACATTACCTATCTTTTGACCTTTTTTAACAATATCCAAAACCTTCAACGATTTGATGCCAACAGAATAAGTAGTAACAAAATTATTTCCATGATCAATAGAGATGAAAAGATGGTTGTTGACTTGTCCAGAAAAAGTAACTTGACCATCTGCTACTGCGTATATAGGGGTTCCTATTGTTGCTTCAAAGTCAACACCTAGATGTGATCCTGATGAATATATAGAGGTCGACTTAGAAAAGCCCCTTACTATTTTTGTACTTTTTAAAGGGTACCCAAAATTCTCATTCTCGCTTTTACTATCCGATATTGCAAAAGCAGATGTAGTGAATGATAAGAATATCAAAATGAGCGATACCAACATTTTTATATGAGAATTAATTCGAAGCATAACTTATCCAAAACAAATATTTCGTTAAGGGAAGAAATATACTGAGACAAAAGGTACATCATCGCAATTCAATACAAAATTTATTCTTGCACACTTTTTATACAAAGTAAATAGCTAGATATAAGTTTTTAAAGACCTGACAATAACGTATAAATATTCGCTGGTACTATATGAAAGACTGGATAATTTTCTTCATCCCAGAAATATTTACCTCACGCATTACTGCATTACGGACCTCTTGAGCATGTTCAAAATCTGAAATATATATCTGCGCATACTTTTTTAAAACATCGGGGTTTTTGCTGTTTTCCCAAGTTTGGTCAAATAGTTCTACATGTTTTAGATATAAGCTAATTTTTTGTTCTGGTGTATATGCATTCCAGTTACTTTGTCTAGAAAAAAAATATGGGTCATCAAAAATAGCACGTCCAACCATTATTCCATCGACAGCATACTTATTAGCGAGATCACAACCATGTTGTCTCGAAGTAACATCACCATTTAATATTATTTTTGTATTTGGTGAAATTCTATTTCGCATATCTAAAATTTCTGGCAACACTTCAAAATGATTTGGTACATTCGATTTTTCAATAACGGTTCTCGCGTGCACAGTAATACAATCAATATTTTGTTGTAATAAAAACTCTATCCACGATAAATCTATATTGTCATATCCGATACGCGTTTTAATACTCAATGGAGTATCACCAGCACCATTCTTTGTCGCATCAATAATTTCTTTAGCTAATTTACGATCATTAATTAATGAGGAACAAGCACCATTTTTTATGATTTTAGCTACAGGACAACCCATATTTAAATCAACTCCAGCGAATCCTTTTTCTACTAATATTTTTGTTTCTAAGAGAAAGTTTTCTGGATGTATCCCCCACAATTGAACAATTAGTGGCTTTTCAATATTTGTAAAATATAATTTATTGCTCATCAATTCTTTATCTGTACTAGCGAGAATATCAACAGATATAAATTCAGTAAAATATACATCAGGTCTAGCGCAAGAATCAATAACTTGGCGAAATACGCTATCTGTAACCTCATTCATTGGAGCTAAAACAAAAAAAGGTTTTTTAAATGAGTCCCATATCATCGAGAACGAAAATTAACTTACTCGAGGTGGTTCAGCCAAACGTGATTTAAGTTGCAAAATAGCTTTAGTATGAATCTGACATACTCTTGATTCCGTAACTTCTAGTACATCGCCTATTTCTGCCAATGTGAGTCCTTCGTAATAGTAAAGTGTCAATACTAAACGTTCTCTATCTGGCATACGGTTAATTGAATCAGCTAATAACTGTTTCATTTCATCGACTTCAAAGTTAACAACGGGATCATGTTCTGAATTTGCAGGTAATGTATCTTTTATTGTTGTAACATTTCCACGATCCCCACCAATATCAATAACTTCGTCAAGAGCAACAAGTCCAACAAAAGAAATTTGGGCCATCATAGTATTTAGATCATCCATAGATATGCCCATGGCTTTAGCGATTTCGCTATCTTCGGGTGTTCGTTTTAAGTCTGACTCTAAAGAAGAATATGCTCTTTCAAGGGCACGTGCTTTTGCACGTAGTGAACGTGGAACCCAGTCTATAGTTCTAAGCTCATCAATTATTGCACCTTTAATTCTAGAGATTGCATATGTTTCGAACTTAAAGCCACGTTCTGGTTGAAATTTTTCTATAGCATCAATCAAACCAAAAATACCATAACTCATCAAATCTGTTTGTTCAATATTTTGAGGTAAACCTGAAGCGACTCGAGAAGCAACGAACTTTACTAAAGGTGAATAGTGAAGGATTAAACGATCACGTGAATCTGAACTTGGGTCTTTACCGTAATCACTCCATAGCTCAGAAACAACTCTACGATTTTTTATTGTTGCTACCTGTTTAGTTATTATTTCTTCAGCTTTAATTTTTGCTTTCGACTTTGGTTTAGTTTCCGCAGGTTCTTTTAGAATCTTCTCTTGACTCGCTTTGACATTAACACTTTTTTTAGCCAAGTCTTTTTTAGTATTTTTCTTTTCACTTGACACACCTTTAGATACTGCTGCCTTCTTTTTAGCAATCGCACTTTTCGATACGGCTGCTTTCTTTTCAGTTGTCTTTACTTTTGATGTTTTGTCTGGTTTAGCTTTAGGCACGTGGATGAGTCTCTTTATATACTGACCTTAAATGGTCATTGGTTATGTGTGTGTATCGCTCGGTTGTTGTAACGCTTGAATGTCCAAGTAACTCTTGAACACTTCTTACGTCTGCTCCGCCGACCAACAAATGTGTTGCATAAGCGTGTCGAAGCTGATGCGGATGCAATTTAGTACCGTCGCTAAGAGGATATTTATCTAATATTCTCCTAACATCGCGTGTTGTCAAAGCACGTGAAGTTTCTTTGATAAAAACTTTAGTTGAAATAGAGCTCTCCGACAGGTATCTTTGGCGCGTTTTAAGATATTTTTGTAATGCCATAAGAGCAACTTCTCCTAAAGGAATGGTTCTATACTTAGATCCTTTACCTAAAACTTCAATAGTACGCACGCCTAAGTTGATATCTCTTATTTCAAGACCGCAAAGTTCAGACACTCGGATACCTGTACCATATAACAATTCAAGGACTACCCTATCTAAATCTAAGTTTTCTTCTATATTCTTTAGATTGATATCGGACCCATCATTTAGATGTTTAGAATTTAACATTGTGCCTATTTCTTCGATAGAGGCTACTCTTGGCAATCTTTTCGGTATTTTTGGTGACGAAATGGCACCAGCTAGAGTTGGGATTACAATATTTTCTTTAGCTAGAAATTTTAGATAACTTCTTACTGTTGCAATTTTCCTAGCAATTGAACTTGGCTGATAATTTTGTATTGAAAGCCACGCAACATAACGACGTAAATGTATACGTTCAATATCTTTTGGTTCTTTAGAAAGTCCACGAGATAAATATTCTACAAACTGATAAATATCTCGTCGATATGCATCACGTGTATGTTGCGAACGGGTTGCTAAAGTTGCTAAATAGCCATCTAATAGCCATAGCTTTATATCCAAATCAACAATATTGTCAAGATCTATTTTGCTCTTTACGGACATATTTGTATTCTATCTAGTTTTAAGTTTTTTCTCTTGGTATTTCATTAGGTTTTCGAGCCATCATTGCTCCTATTAGAATTGCTATAAGAGTAATTATGTGCATTGAACTTAGAACATATTTTGATTTTGTATCAACATCTAATGTAAATGGACCACTTATTGAGATCAAGGCAAAGACTATAGCTGAGACCACCCATACCTTAAACCCATTCACGGTTATCTTTTCTATAAACCACATTAGTAATAAACCTATAATTAGTGAGATAATAGTCACTAACAAAATTACACCAGGTGCTAAATCTTTACTTTGTTTGTCGTTGCCAATTACAACTTGTATTTTAGAACCAGAATGGAAAGCTGTAAATACGGCAAAATTTCCAATAATAGCTATTGCACTGCTTATTATAAATGTCTTAGCGAATACTACTAATTTTGATGCTGCCATAACTCTCCGATTACTATATTAATTATAGCTTGTAATCGAGATTAGGTATACTAAATTATTTTTGTTTATTTATTGCCACACAATGACTGCGACTTAGCCAATTACACCTAAATGACGTTAAACTTATATAATGTCAAATAAGTCATTAGCCAGAACATTATTCTCGTTTCCTAATCCTGTAAATGAGCATTCTGCACGTATGGTAGCTGTCGGAGCTGTTTGTTTAGGTTTGACATATATTATTACTGGAAATATTTGGATTCTTGCTCTATTAACTTATGGTTTTTGGGCTAGAGCATTAACTGGTCCTACACTTAGCCCTCTAGGTCAAGTTGTGACTCGTGTACTTTCTCCTCTATTGGCCAAAAAGTTTAAACCAAAATTTTGTTCTGGACCTCCTAAACGATTTGCCCAAAGTATAGGTGCATTTTTTACAACATCTGCTCTATTCACATATGTGCTTGGTGATTCAGTCTTAGTATCGAAATATTTTATTTCAGTGTTGTTATTCGCGGCATCATGTGAAGCTTTTTTTGGATTTTGTTTTGGTTGTGCAATATTTGGTTACCTAATGAAATGGGGTATCATCCCTGAAGAAGTTTGTGAAAAGTGTCAAAACTATAAAGTATCAGATTTGTCTATTTAATTTAAAAAAGTAGGACGAAATTATGTCCGTCCTACTTTAATTAACTCGACTATAAGTTTATGCTCTGTCTATAGATAACAAAGCACAAACATTATCTTCCTGGTGTAGGAATAGGTATTGTTAATGCTGGTAATTGACCACCTGCATCAGTTGTTACCATTGTACAGTTATCATTTTTTGCACATGCTAGTTTTGCTTGTTGATCCATGTAGGCTAAATATTCTGGTGTCAAAGCTTCAGCAACAGCATCCTTAGCTGCTCTTTCACCTTTTGCTCTTTCTATTTGTGCATTTGCCTCATTCTTTGCTGTGATTACTCCATTTGCAGAACTCTTTTGTTTATCATATGAAGCGTTGACACTTTTAGAAGTTGGAACAACAGATTTCACAACAACTTCTATTGGTCCACATTCTTTACCATCAAAAGTTGGTCCACAGAAATAATCTTTACCAAGTACAGAAGATAATGACCTTTCAAGTTCAGTGCCAATTGCATCTTCAATTTCTTTCAGTACTTTTGGATCTTTTTTGATATCATCTGTCGAGTAGCCCTTTATTGATTTCGCAACAGCATTATTTAATGGTTGGCGGAGATAATCACCCATCATATCTTTCCATCCGTCATCACCCCATGCGTGATATTTCAAACCAACTTTTTCGTGAAAATCTCGAACTAAAGCTGTATTAAGTTTGAAGGATAATGTAAGTTCTGCTTGCTCTTCAACACCATCATGATCAGAAGTTTTTATAACATCGAATGTTTCTTTATCGCCCTCATCTTTTGATGCTGAGACAATATAGTTTCTAATTGTGACTGGATATTCATACCATCCATCTTTAATTCCATTAACTACTAAACCTGAACCCGGTTGTACTGTTTTTTGATATTGATTTCCTTCAAATGGACCTCCACCGTACGATAGGGCAATTTTATCTGCTGGAGTTTTTTCTGTTGCCATGAATGCTGTTAGCGGAACAATGACTGCTCCTGCTAGTGCAAAACCTGCTGCTACTCTCTTACCCAAACTTGGGGTGTGCCTAGTAGTATCTCTTGGACGATTTTGATCTCTATCTCCAAATAAATCTCTAGTTCTGTCACTGTATCCTTGTACCATTTTATTTTATACCTTTCGTTTTATCGGTTGTTCCGATAATTAAAAGATACGATTTTGTGATTGAAAAATATATGGGTCCTAGCATTAACAAAAGGAATAATTTGCTTTAGATTGTTTTAAAATGCACACTTTCACTAATAACGGATAGTATTTTTGAGGTAAATCACTTATTTCACACAATTATTATGATGCTTGATGCACCAAATGTGGTAATATGTACGTTATGTTAAATCTTCAAGATCGCGGATATTCCCATAAAGCAATACAAAAAATAGATAAAAACAAAGTTCTATTTATAGTTGGTCCTAGAAGATCCGGAAAGACACACCTTATCAATGAAATGACTGATGAGAATATCCTTGTTCCTGGCCCCAGTTTTAAAAGATTTAATTGCGATATACATAACGTCAGATGCTCTCTTGAAAATAAATCCGCGAAAGAGGTACAAGAATTAATATCAAAATATCGTTTGGTGATTTTTGAAGAAGCTCAGAACATGTCAAATCTAGATTCCATTATTGAAGGCATAACTTTATTAAAAGATGATGACGAAAAAGATTCAAATACTCACAGAATTATTATTACCCTGTCTTCTCTATCTCAACGTAAACCAAGATATTTAAATAGAATTAATCTTAAATATGTAATTTTTCATGTGATGCCACTTAGTATTCTTGAAATTATTGGAAATAGTGAGAAGCCAAATGATATTAATTTGGATCGAGCTATGAGATTCGGTTTTTATCCTGAAGTTTGGAATTCAAATGATGAAGATGCAAAAGATGTGCTAGAAGAACTAGTCCATGAACATTTATATAGAAGTATTCTTGATAACCAACAGATAAATAAAACAAAATCATTACATGAATTACTCAGACAATTAGCATTAAATATTGGAGAAGAAATTTCTATTTCAAAACTGGCTAAATATTGTGATCTTGACAATAAAACTGTTGAACGCTATTTAAATTTACTTATTGAATCATTTGTTATTTTCAGGCTTGGACCATTAAATCGTCGTAGTAAAAATGAAGTAAAAGTTCGTGATAAGTATTATTTTTGGGATATTGGTGTTCGTAATTGTCTGATAGATAATTACGGTTTAGTTGCTAATCGTGTTGACCGTCAAGCACTTTGGGAAAATTTATGCTTAGCAGAACGCAAAAAAGCGGCGCTTTTTAGAGAACAGAGTTTTCCTTCATTTTTCTGGAGGACACATGATGATCAGCATATTGATCTTATTGAAGAGGAAGATACTTGGCTTATCCCATATAATTTTAGATGGAATGATTTTCAAGATATAGATACCTTAGATACAAAAATGCAAACACCGTCAGCATTTAAAAAACTATATGGTATCGAGACACTTACTCAAGTGTCGCAAACTAACTTAAAAGACTTTCTAAACGAATAGCCCTCTCTTTAGCGCTATGTCTGTTGTGTGTTAATACTAATTCGTATCAACGTAATCACAGACATGAAAACTATTTTTTGTGATTGTCACACACGTATATTATGATCTAGTTATAACTTCCCTTATATTAATAAATTGTTATGAGGGATTATGTTTGCATCAATATTATCGTCAACAACGAATGGCGTGTTAGGTCAGCCAATTAGGGTAGAAGTACACACATCTAATGGTTTCCCAGGCTATACCGTGGTTGGTATGCCAGACGTGGCTATGAAAGAATCAAAGGAGCGTGTTCGTGCTGCACTAATATCATCGAATCTTAAATGGCCAGAAACGCGCATAACTATAAATTTAGCTCCAGCTACAATACGTAAAACCGGAACAAGTTGTGAACTTGCAATATTAGTAGGCTTACTGGTTTGTTCAAATATTCTTGACGCTAAAAGATTCGAAAATGTCGGCGTTATAGGAGAAGTTGGCTTAGATGGAACAATACGCGAAACACCCGGCACAATTGCAAGAGTTTTAGCACTTAGGGATTATGGTGTTGAAGAAGTATTTGTCCCAACGCCAAATGCATATGAAGCCTCCTTAGTAACTGGTATAAAAGTTTTTCCTATAGATTCAGTAATTGGTCTAATAGATTGTTTGTCCCTAGGGCAAGCATGGCCAAGTATCGAAAAACCAAGTATTAGTAAAAGTTCAACTAAGGAAAATCAAAAAAATATTCTCGATGATGACTATTCACAAATCATTGGTCAACCACAGGGTTGTCATGCAATGATGCTTTTAGCAGCTGGAGGACACCATACATTATTAATGGGTTCTCCAGGTGTTGGAAAAACTATGTTGGCTGAGCGGTTGCCAAATATTCTTCCACCTCTCTTTGAAGATGAAAGCCACGAAATAACCGCTATAAAATCAATACTTGATGGCTCAGTAAAGGAAATAGTTTCCACAAGGTCATTTCGACGTCCACACCATAGCGCAACTTTAGCTGCAATGGTTGGTGGTGGATCAAATACCGTCGTTGCGGGAGAAGCTACTAGAGCGCACAGAGGGATATTGTTTTTGGACGAACTTGGGGAGTTTAAAACAAATGTTTTAGATGCATTACGCCAACCTTTAGAACAAGGTACTGTCAATATAATACGTGCTAATTTCCAAGCATGTTTACCTGCACAATTTACGCTGCTCGCATGCTCTAATCCATGTCCGTGCGCAAAAGAGAAAGAAAAATGTATTTGTTCAGAAGCAACAAGAGCTAGATATTTAAAACGGCTTTCAGGCCCGTTACTTGACCGATTCGACATCCGTTTAGAATTGTCAAAATCTTCATATTTAAAAAAACCAACACATAACAATGCCCAGATGCGCGAAAAGATAAGTAATGGTTTTGAAAGACAAATTTATAGAAATGAGAAAATAGGCATTACTTATAATGCTCATTTAACTTCACCAATGCTTAAAGTCCTTTGTCCCTTAAAAGCTAATGTACAAAAGCTGTTTAATGAAATGATAACTACTAGAGAACTATCAGCAAGAGGCGCAAGTGCTATATGGAGATTGTCTAGAACAATTGCAGATATAGATGATGAGGAAAATATTGAAGAAATACATGTTAATAGTGCCTTTAATTTCAGAGAAGAGATTTTATAATGAACGAACAAAACAACTACGAGATACATTCAATATCTGCGGAAAGTATTGGCCACAAATTTATGTCATGCGTAAATAATATTGATGATATTTTCATAAAAGGAAATGGAAAGAATCTGATTACAGAAAAATACCATCCTTTACGTATAGGAATTGTTGGGACTCGAAATGCTACTCCAGCAGGAATTGCCGACACTAGAAAAATTGCACAAGTGATAAGTCGTGCTGGTGGAATAATAGTTAGTGGAATGGCTTTGGGTATCGATGGAGCAGCCCATCAAGGGGCATTAGATGTTTCAGGCAAAACAATTGCAGTACTCGGTAGCGGCGTAGATGTGATATATCCTTTAAAACATAAGCGAATGTATGATCAAATATTAGAAAGCGGGCTAATTGCGTCCCAATTCAATCCTGGAACTCAAGCTTTACCATGGCATTTTCCTGTAAGAAATAGTTTAATTGTAGGTCTTTGCGACATTCTGGTAGTTACTGAAGGAACTCTTAAAGGAGGAGCAAGAATTAGTGTAGACATTGCTTTAGAGGCGGGCAGAACTGTATTAGCCTTACCAGGTCCAAGAAGATCTTATGCAAGTGAACTATGTAATGCAGTAATAAAAGATGGCGCAGGCGTCATCACGGATCCTAGCGATATTTTAAGAGAAATGGGAATAGATTCTGAACTTTTAGGCTGGGAAGAAGAATCAAATAGATTGAGCAATTCAATTAGTACTATTCATAGAAAGATATTGAATATTCTTGTACATCAAAAAGCAAATAGCTACGACTTATCGGTTTTAACCAATTTAAGTGCAGCGACAATAGCTTCATCTTTAGCTTTCTTGGAAAGAAATCAATTAATTGAATATCAAAGAGGTAGCTATATAGCAAAATAGGCCTAAATGCTAATGGGA encodes:
- a CDS encoding DNA-protecting protein DprA; protein product: MNEQNNYEIHSISAESIGHKFMSCVNNIDDIFIKGNGKNLITEKYHPLRIGIVGTRNATPAGIADTRKIAQVISRAGGIIVSGMALGIDGAAHQGALDVSGKTIAVLGSGVDVIYPLKHKRMYDQILESGLIASQFNPGTQALPWHFPVRNSLIVGLCDILVVTEGTLKGGARISVDIALEAGRTVLALPGPRRSYASELCNAVIKDGAGVITDPSDILREMGIDSELLGWEEESNRLSNSISTIHRKILNILVHQKANSYDLSVLTNLSAATIASSLAFLERNQLIEYQRGSYIAK
- the whiG gene encoding RNA polymerase sigma factor WhiG, producing the protein MKAEEIITKQVATIKNRRVVSELWSDYGKDPSSDSRDRLILHYSPLVKFVASRVASGLPQNIEQTDLMSYGIFGLIDAIEKFQPERGFKFETYAISRIKGAIIDELRTIDWVPRSLRAKARALERAYSSLESDLKRTPEDSEIAKAMGISMDDLNTMMAQISFVGLVALDEVIDIGGDRGNVTTIKDTLPANSEHDPVVNFEVDEMKQLLADSINRMPDRERLVLTLYYYEGLTLAEIGDVLEVTESRVCQIHTKAILQLKSRLAEPPRVS
- a CDS encoding YifB family Mg chelatase-like AAA ATPase, giving the protein MFASILSSTTNGVLGQPIRVEVHTSNGFPGYTVVGMPDVAMKESKERVRAALISSNLKWPETRITINLAPATIRKTGTSCELAILVGLLVCSNILDAKRFENVGVIGEVGLDGTIRETPGTIARVLALRDYGVEEVFVPTPNAYEASLVTGIKVFPIDSVIGLIDCLSLGQAWPSIEKPSISKSSTKENQKNILDDDYSQIIGQPQGCHAMMLLAAGGHHTLLMGSPGVGKTMLAERLPNILPPLFEDESHEITAIKSILDGSVKEIVSTRSFRRPHHSATLAAMVGGGSNTVVAGEATRAHRGILFLDELGEFKTNVLDALRQPLEQGTVNIIRANFQACLPAQFTLLACSNPCPCAKEKEKCICSEATRARYLKRLSGPLLDRFDIRLELSKSSYLKKPTHNNAQMREKISNGFERQIYRNEKIGITYNAHLTSPMLKVLCPLKANVQKLFNEMITTRELSARGASAIWRLSRTIADIDDEENIEEIHVNSAFNFREEIL
- a CDS encoding DUF4395 domain-containing protein; amino-acid sequence: MSNKSLARTLFSFPNPVNEHSARMVAVGAVCLGLTYIITGNIWILALLTYGFWARALTGPTLSPLGQVVTRVLSPLLAKKFKPKFCSGPPKRFAQSIGAFFTTSALFTYVLGDSVLVSKYFISVLLFAASCEAFFGFCFGCAIFGYLMKWGIIPEEVCEKCQNYKVSDLSI
- a CDS encoding tRNA-dihydrouridine synthase family protein, with product MIWDSFKKPFFVLAPMNEVTDSVFRQVIDSCARPDVYFTEFISVDILASTDKELMSNKLYFTNIEKPLIVQLWGIHPENFLLETKILVEKGFAGVDLNMGCPVAKIIKNGACSSLINDRKLAKEIIDATKNGAGDTPLSIKTRIGYDNIDLSWIEFLLQQNIDCITVHARTVIEKSNVPNHFEVLPEILDMRNRISPNTKIILNGDVTSRQHGCDLANKYAVDGIMVGRAIFDDPYFFSRQSNWNAYTPEQKISLYLKHVELFDQTWENSKNPDVLKKYAQIYISDFEHAQEVRNAVMREVNISGMKKIIQSFI
- a CDS encoding tyrosine-type recombinase/integrase, translating into MSVKSKIDLDNIVDLDIKLWLLDGYLATLATRSQHTRDAYRRDIYQFVEYLSRGLSKEPKDIERIHLRRYVAWLSIQNYQPSSIARKIATVRSYLKFLAKENIVIPTLAGAISSPKIPKRLPRVASIEEIGTMLNSKHLNDGSDINLKNIEENLDLDRVVLELLYGTGIRVSELCGLEIRDINLGVRTIEVLGKGSKYRTIPLGEVALMALQKYLKTRQRYLSESSISTKVFIKETSRALTTRDVRRILDKYPLSDGTKLHPHQLRHAYATHLLVGGADVRSVQELLGHSSVTTTERYTHITNDHLRSVYKETHPRA
- a CDS encoding ATP-binding protein, which codes for MLNLQDRGYSHKAIQKIDKNKVLFIVGPRRSGKTHLINEMTDENILVPGPSFKRFNCDIHNVRCSLENKSAKEVQELISKYRLVIFEEAQNMSNLDSIIEGITLLKDDDEKDSNTHRIIITLSSLSQRKPRYLNRINLKYVIFHVMPLSILEIIGNSEKPNDINLDRAMRFGFYPEVWNSNDEDAKDVLEELVHEHLYRSILDNQQINKTKSLHELLRQLALNIGEEISISKLAKYCDLDNKTVERYLNLLIESFVIFRLGPLNRRSKNEVKVRDKYYFWDIGVRNCLIDNYGLVANRVDRQALWENLCLAERKKAALFREQSFPSFFWRTHDDQHIDLIEEEDTWLIPYNFRWNDFQDIDTLDTKMQTPSAFKKLYGIETLTQVSQTNLKDFLNE